Proteins encoded by one window of Sorex araneus isolate mSorAra2 chromosome 3, mSorAra2.pri, whole genome shotgun sequence:
- the FMNL1 gene encoding formin-like protein 1 isoform X1: MGNAAGGAEPPAAPAAPPPRSPAPPKQPMPAAGELEERFHRVLSCMNLPPDKVQLLSQYDNEKKWELICDQERFQVKNPPTAYIQKLKSYLETGGVSRKVATDWMSNLGFKRRVQESTQVLRELEISLRTNHIGWVQEFLNEENRGLEVLLDYLAFAQCSVTYDMESTDNGAPGSEKSKPLEQSVEDLTKGPSPTPTPQPKTRHLTIKCPPSPRMTPAHSRKTLRNSRIVSQKDDVHVCIMCLRAIMNYQSGFSLVMNHPYCVNEIALSLNNKNPRTKALVLELLAAVCLVRGGHDIILAAFDNFKEVCGEQHRFEKLMEYFRNEDSNIDFMVACMQFINIVVHSVENMNFRVFLQYEFTHLGLDLYLEKLKLTESDKLQVQIQAYLDNVFDVGTLLEDTETKNAVLEHMEELQEQVSQLTERLRDAENESMAKIAELEKQLSHARKELETLRERYTASASLGASRRAPEPEKVSVPALARPSALELKVEELEEKGLIRILRGPGDAVSIEILPVALATPSPSDAPTPGAPTGSPSPDLLPEAQPVPGAAPPPPPPPPPLSGLSSPLQDAPSLAPPPAPPLPGSLEPPPPPPLPGDVPPPPPPPLGTDGPVPPPPPPPPGGPCTNDLSADVGSGMKAKKPIQTKFRMPLLNWVALKPNQISGTVFTELNDEKVLQELDMSDFEEQFKTKSQGPSLDISALKGKAAQKAPSKATLIEANRAKNLAITLRKGNLGADRICQAIEMYDLQVLGLDFLELLTRFLPTEYERSLIARFEQEQRPMKELSEEDQFMLRFSRIPRLSERMATLTFLGSFPETVQLLMPQLNAIIAASMSIKSSDKLRQILEIVLAFGNYMNSSKRGAAYGFRLQSLDALLEMKSTDRKQTLLHYLVKVIAEKYPQLTGFHGELHFLDKAGSVSLDSVLGDVRALQRGLELTQREFVRQDDCVVLKEFLRVNSPTMDKMLADSKTAQEAYESVVEYFGENPKTTSPSMFFTLFSRFVKAYKKAEQEVEQWKKEAAAQEAGADSQGRGEPPAPKSPPKVRRQQMDLISELKRKQQKEPLIYESDRDGAIEDIITDLRNQPYIRSDTGRRSARRRPPGPPLQVTSDLSL, from the exons GAGCGCTTCCAGGTCAAGAACCCCCCTACTGCCTATATTCAGAAGCTGAAGAGTTACCTGGAGACTGGGGGTGTCAGCCGAAAGGTGGCCACTGACTGGATGTCCAACCTGGGG TTCAAGAGGCGAGTCCAGGAGTCCACTCAGGTGCTTCGGGAGCTGGAGATCTCCCTGAGGACAAACCACATCGG GTGGGTGCAGGAGTTCCTCAACGAGGAGAACCGGGGCCTGGAAGTGCTCCTGGACTACCTGGCCTTCGCCCAGTGCTCCGTCAC GTATGACATGGAGAGCACCGACAACGGGGCGCCCGGCTCGGAGAAGAGCAAGCCACTGGAGCAGTCGGTGGAGGACCTCACCAAGGGGCcgtcccccaccccgacccctcaGCCCAAGACTCGCCACCTGACCATCAA GTGCCCCCCATCGCCCCG gaTGACCCCAGCCCACAGCAGGAAGACCCTGCGGAACTCGCGCATCGTCAGCCAGAAGGACGATGTGCACGTGTGCATCATGTGCCTGAGAGCCATCATGAACTACCAG TCTGGCTTCAGCCTCGTCATGAACCACCCCTATTGCGTCAACGAGATCGCCCTGAGCCTGAATAACAAGAACCCCAG aaCCAAGGCACTGGTGCTGGAGCTGCTGGCAGCTGTGTGCCTGGTGCGGGGGGGACATGACATCATCCTGGCGGCCTTCGACAACTTCAAGGAG GTGTGTGGCGAGCAACATCGCTTTGAAAAGCTGATGGAGTATTTCCGGAACGAGGACAGCAACATCGACTTCATG GTGGCCTGCATGCAGTTCATCAACATCGTGGTGCACTCGGTGGAGAACATGAACTTCAGGGTCTTCCTGCAGTATGAGTTCACGCACCTGGGCCTGGACCTCTACCTGGAG AAGCTGAAGCTGACGGAGAGCGACAAGCTGCAGGTGCAGATCCAGGCGTACCTGGACAATGTCTTTGACGTGGGGACACTGCTGGAAGACACGGAGACCAAGAACGCGGTGCTGGAGCACATGGAGGAGCTGCAGGAGCAAGTGAGCCAG CTGACAGAGCGGCTTCGGGACGCGGAGAACGAATCCATGGCTAAGATCGCGGAGCTGGAGAAGCAGCTGAGCCATGCCCGCAAGGAGCTGGAGACGCTGCGG GAGCGGTACACCGCGTCCGCGTCTCTGGGCGCCTCCAGGCGTGCCCCGGAGCCCGAGAAAGTGTCGGTCCCCGCCCTGGCGCGGCCCTCGGCCCTGGAGCTCAAggtggaggagctggaggagaaggggtTAATCCGAATCCTGCGGGGGCCGGGGGATGCGGTCTCTATCGAGATCCTCCCGGTAGCTCTGGCAACTCCCAGCCCCAGCGACGCCCCGACTCCCGGGGCGCCCACCGGCTCCCCCAGCCCAG ATCTTCTGCCTGAGGCACAGCCAGTTCCCGGAGCtgcacccccgccgcccccgcccccgcccccactgtcTGGTCTCTCCTCACCACTGCAAGACGCCCCCTCCTTGGCACCCCCACCGGCTCCGCCTCTCCCAGGCAGCCTCGAGCCCCCACCACCTCCGCCTCTGCCGGGAGATGTGCCACCGCCACCCCCTCCGCCTCTGGGAACAGATGGGccagtgcctcccccacccccaccgcctccAGGAGGACCCTGCACCAATGACCTCAGTGCAGACGTGGGTTCAG GCATGAAGGCTAAGAAGCCCATCCAGACCAAGTTCAGGATGCCCCTCTTAAACTGGGTGGCCCTGAAACCCAACCAGATCTCGGGCACCGTCTTCACCGAGCTCAACGATGAGAAGGTGCTTCAG GAGCTAGACATGAGTGACTTCGAGGAACAGTTCAAGACGAAGTCCCAAGGGCCCAGCCTGGATATCAGTGCTCTCAAGGGCAAGGCAGCCCAGAAGGCCCCCAGCAAGGCCACGCTCATCGAGGCCAACCGGGCCAAGAACCTGGCCATCACTCTGCGCAAGGGCAACCTGGGGGCTGACCGCATCTGCCAGGCCATCGAGAT GTATGACCTACAGGTCCTGGGCCTGGACTTCCTGGAGCTGCTCACCCGCTTCCTGCCCACAGAATACGAGCGCAGCCTCATCGCCCGCTTCGAACAGGAGCAGAGGCCGATGAAGGAGCTGTCGGAGGAGGACCAGTTCATGCTGCGCTTCAGCCGCATCCCTCGCCTGTCTGAGCGCATGGCCACACTCACCTTCCTGGGCAGCTTCCCGGAGACAGTCCAGCTGCTCATGCCG CAACTGAACGCCATTATTGCAGCCTCAATGTCCATCAAGTCCTCTGACAAACTCCGCCAGATCCTCGAG ATCGTCCTGGCCTTTGGCAACTACATGAACAGTAGCAAGCGTGGGGCAGCCTATGGCTTCCGGCTCCAGAGTTTGGATGCG CTGCTGGAGATGAAGTCCACTGACCGGAAGCAGACGCTGCTGCACTACCTGGTGAAGGTCATTGCGGAGAAGTACCCACAGCTCACTGGCTTCCATGGGGAACTGCACTTCCTGGACAAGGCGGGCTCAG TGTCCCTGGACAGTGTCCTTGGGGATGTACGCGCTCTGCAGCGAGGCCTGGAATTGACCCAGCGCGAGTTCGTGCGGCAGGATGACTGCGTGGTGCTCAAGGAGTTCCTGAGGGTCAACTCGCCCACCATGGATAAGATGCTGGCAGACAGCAAGACGGCTCAG GAGGCCTATGAGTCCGTGGTGGAGTACTTCGGAGAGAACCCCAAGACCACGTCCCCCTCCATGTTCTTTACCCTCTTCAGCCGCTTCGTCAAGGCCTACAAG AAAGCTGAGCAGGAAGTGGAGCAGTGGAAGAAAGAAGCCGCTGCCCAGGAGGCAGGCGCTGACagccagggcagaggggagcccccagcccccaag TCCCCACCCAAGGTCCGGCGGCAACAGATGGACCTCATCTCTGAGTTGAAACGGAAGCAGCAGAAGGAGCCCCTCATCTATGAGAGTGACCGGGACGGAGCCATCGAGGACATCATCACAG ATCTTCGGAACCAGCCCTACATTCGATCAGATACAGGCCGCAGAAGTGCTCGCCGgcgccccccaggacccccactaCAGGTCACTTCCGACCTCTCCCTGTAG
- the FMNL1 gene encoding formin-like protein 1 isoform X3 has protein sequence MGNAAGGAEPPAAPAAPPPRSPAPPKQPMPAAGELEERFHRVLSCMNLPPDKVQLLSQYDNEKKWELICDQERFQVKNPPTAYIQKLKSYLETGGVSRKVATDWMSNLGFKRRVQESTQVLRELEISLRTNHIGWVQEFLNEENRGLEVLLDYLAFAQCSVTYDMESTDNGAPGSEKSKPLEQSVEDLTKGPSPTPTPQPKTRHLTIKMTPAHSRKTLRNSRIVSQKDDVHVCIMCLRAIMNYQSGFSLVMNHPYCVNEIALSLNNKNPRTKALVLELLAAVCLVRGGHDIILAAFDNFKEVCGEQHRFEKLMEYFRNEDSNIDFMVACMQFINIVVHSVENMNFRVFLQYEFTHLGLDLYLEKLKLTESDKLQVQIQAYLDNVFDVGTLLEDTETKNAVLEHMEELQEQVSQLTERLRDAENESMAKIAELEKQLSHARKELETLRERYTASASLGASRRAPEPEKVSVPALARPSALELKVEELEEKGLIRILRGPGDAVSIEILPVALATPSPSDAPTPGAPTGSPSPDLLPEAQPVPGAAPPPPPPPPPLSGLSSPLQDAPSLAPPPAPPLPGSLEPPPPPPLPGDVPPPPPPPLGTDGPVPPPPPPPPGGPCTNDLSADVGSGMKAKKPIQTKFRMPLLNWVALKPNQISGTVFTELNDEKVLQELDMSDFEEQFKTKSQGPSLDISALKGKAAQKAPSKATLIEANRAKNLAITLRKGNLGADRICQAIEMYDLQVLGLDFLELLTRFLPTEYERSLIARFEQEQRPMKELSEEDQFMLRFSRIPRLSERMATLTFLGSFPETVQLLMPQLNAIIAASMSIKSSDKLRQILEIVLAFGNYMNSSKRGAAYGFRLQSLDALLEMKSTDRKQTLLHYLVKVIAEKYPQLTGFHGELHFLDKAGSVSLDSVLGDVRALQRGLELTQREFVRQDDCVVLKEFLRVNSPTMDKMLADSKTAQEAYESVVEYFGENPKTTSPSMFFTLFSRFVKAYKKAEQEVEQWKKEAAAQEAGADSQGRGEPPAPKSPPKVRRQQMDLISELKRKQQKEPLIYESDRDGAIEDIITDLRNQPYIRSDTGRRSARRRPPGPPLQVTSDLSL, from the exons GAGCGCTTCCAGGTCAAGAACCCCCCTACTGCCTATATTCAGAAGCTGAAGAGTTACCTGGAGACTGGGGGTGTCAGCCGAAAGGTGGCCACTGACTGGATGTCCAACCTGGGG TTCAAGAGGCGAGTCCAGGAGTCCACTCAGGTGCTTCGGGAGCTGGAGATCTCCCTGAGGACAAACCACATCGG GTGGGTGCAGGAGTTCCTCAACGAGGAGAACCGGGGCCTGGAAGTGCTCCTGGACTACCTGGCCTTCGCCCAGTGCTCCGTCAC GTATGACATGGAGAGCACCGACAACGGGGCGCCCGGCTCGGAGAAGAGCAAGCCACTGGAGCAGTCGGTGGAGGACCTCACCAAGGGGCcgtcccccaccccgacccctcaGCCCAAGACTCGCCACCTGACCATCAA gaTGACCCCAGCCCACAGCAGGAAGACCCTGCGGAACTCGCGCATCGTCAGCCAGAAGGACGATGTGCACGTGTGCATCATGTGCCTGAGAGCCATCATGAACTACCAG TCTGGCTTCAGCCTCGTCATGAACCACCCCTATTGCGTCAACGAGATCGCCCTGAGCCTGAATAACAAGAACCCCAG aaCCAAGGCACTGGTGCTGGAGCTGCTGGCAGCTGTGTGCCTGGTGCGGGGGGGACATGACATCATCCTGGCGGCCTTCGACAACTTCAAGGAG GTGTGTGGCGAGCAACATCGCTTTGAAAAGCTGATGGAGTATTTCCGGAACGAGGACAGCAACATCGACTTCATG GTGGCCTGCATGCAGTTCATCAACATCGTGGTGCACTCGGTGGAGAACATGAACTTCAGGGTCTTCCTGCAGTATGAGTTCACGCACCTGGGCCTGGACCTCTACCTGGAG AAGCTGAAGCTGACGGAGAGCGACAAGCTGCAGGTGCAGATCCAGGCGTACCTGGACAATGTCTTTGACGTGGGGACACTGCTGGAAGACACGGAGACCAAGAACGCGGTGCTGGAGCACATGGAGGAGCTGCAGGAGCAAGTGAGCCAG CTGACAGAGCGGCTTCGGGACGCGGAGAACGAATCCATGGCTAAGATCGCGGAGCTGGAGAAGCAGCTGAGCCATGCCCGCAAGGAGCTGGAGACGCTGCGG GAGCGGTACACCGCGTCCGCGTCTCTGGGCGCCTCCAGGCGTGCCCCGGAGCCCGAGAAAGTGTCGGTCCCCGCCCTGGCGCGGCCCTCGGCCCTGGAGCTCAAggtggaggagctggaggagaaggggtTAATCCGAATCCTGCGGGGGCCGGGGGATGCGGTCTCTATCGAGATCCTCCCGGTAGCTCTGGCAACTCCCAGCCCCAGCGACGCCCCGACTCCCGGGGCGCCCACCGGCTCCCCCAGCCCAG ATCTTCTGCCTGAGGCACAGCCAGTTCCCGGAGCtgcacccccgccgcccccgcccccgcccccactgtcTGGTCTCTCCTCACCACTGCAAGACGCCCCCTCCTTGGCACCCCCACCGGCTCCGCCTCTCCCAGGCAGCCTCGAGCCCCCACCACCTCCGCCTCTGCCGGGAGATGTGCCACCGCCACCCCCTCCGCCTCTGGGAACAGATGGGccagtgcctcccccacccccaccgcctccAGGAGGACCCTGCACCAATGACCTCAGTGCAGACGTGGGTTCAG GCATGAAGGCTAAGAAGCCCATCCAGACCAAGTTCAGGATGCCCCTCTTAAACTGGGTGGCCCTGAAACCCAACCAGATCTCGGGCACCGTCTTCACCGAGCTCAACGATGAGAAGGTGCTTCAG GAGCTAGACATGAGTGACTTCGAGGAACAGTTCAAGACGAAGTCCCAAGGGCCCAGCCTGGATATCAGTGCTCTCAAGGGCAAGGCAGCCCAGAAGGCCCCCAGCAAGGCCACGCTCATCGAGGCCAACCGGGCCAAGAACCTGGCCATCACTCTGCGCAAGGGCAACCTGGGGGCTGACCGCATCTGCCAGGCCATCGAGAT GTATGACCTACAGGTCCTGGGCCTGGACTTCCTGGAGCTGCTCACCCGCTTCCTGCCCACAGAATACGAGCGCAGCCTCATCGCCCGCTTCGAACAGGAGCAGAGGCCGATGAAGGAGCTGTCGGAGGAGGACCAGTTCATGCTGCGCTTCAGCCGCATCCCTCGCCTGTCTGAGCGCATGGCCACACTCACCTTCCTGGGCAGCTTCCCGGAGACAGTCCAGCTGCTCATGCCG CAACTGAACGCCATTATTGCAGCCTCAATGTCCATCAAGTCCTCTGACAAACTCCGCCAGATCCTCGAG ATCGTCCTGGCCTTTGGCAACTACATGAACAGTAGCAAGCGTGGGGCAGCCTATGGCTTCCGGCTCCAGAGTTTGGATGCG CTGCTGGAGATGAAGTCCACTGACCGGAAGCAGACGCTGCTGCACTACCTGGTGAAGGTCATTGCGGAGAAGTACCCACAGCTCACTGGCTTCCATGGGGAACTGCACTTCCTGGACAAGGCGGGCTCAG TGTCCCTGGACAGTGTCCTTGGGGATGTACGCGCTCTGCAGCGAGGCCTGGAATTGACCCAGCGCGAGTTCGTGCGGCAGGATGACTGCGTGGTGCTCAAGGAGTTCCTGAGGGTCAACTCGCCCACCATGGATAAGATGCTGGCAGACAGCAAGACGGCTCAG GAGGCCTATGAGTCCGTGGTGGAGTACTTCGGAGAGAACCCCAAGACCACGTCCCCCTCCATGTTCTTTACCCTCTTCAGCCGCTTCGTCAAGGCCTACAAG AAAGCTGAGCAGGAAGTGGAGCAGTGGAAGAAAGAAGCCGCTGCCCAGGAGGCAGGCGCTGACagccagggcagaggggagcccccagcccccaag TCCCCACCCAAGGTCCGGCGGCAACAGATGGACCTCATCTCTGAGTTGAAACGGAAGCAGCAGAAGGAGCCCCTCATCTATGAGAGTGACCGGGACGGAGCCATCGAGGACATCATCACAG ATCTTCGGAACCAGCCCTACATTCGATCAGATACAGGCCGCAGAAGTGCTCGCCGgcgccccccaggacccccactaCAGGTCACTTCCGACCTCTCCCTGTAG
- the FMNL1 gene encoding formin-like protein 1 isoform X2: MGNAAGGAEPPAAPAAPPPRSPAPPKQPMPAAGELEERFHRVLSCMNLPPDKVQLLSQYDNEKKWELICDQERFQVKNPPTAYIQKLKSYLETGGVSRKVATDWMSNLGFKRRVQESTQVLRELEISLRTNHIGWVQEFLNEENRGLEVLLDYLAFAQCSVTYDMESTDNGAPGSEKSKPLEQSVEDLTKGPSPTPTPQPKTRHLTIKCPPSPRMTPAHSRKTLRNSRIVSQKDDVHVCIMCLRAIMNYQSGFSLVMNHPYCVNEIALSLNNKNPRTKALVLELLAAVCLVRGGHDIILAAFDNFKEVCGEQHRFEKLMEYFRNEDSNIDFMVACMQFINIVVHSVENMNFRVFLQYEFTHLGLDLYLEKLKLTESDKLQVQIQAYLDNVFDVGTLLEDTETKNAVLEHMEELQEQVSQLTERLRDAENESMAKIAELEKQLSHARKELETLRERYTASASLGASRRAPEPEKVSVPALARPSALELKVEELEEKGLIRILRGPGDAVSIEILPVALATPSPSDAPTPGAPTGSPSPDLLPEAQPVPGAAPPPPPPPPPLSGLSSPLQDAPSLAPPPAPPLPGSLEPPPPPPLPGDVPPPPPPPLGTDGPVPPPPPPPPGGPCTNDLSADVGSGMKAKKPIQTKFRMPLLNWVALKPNQISGTVFTELNDEKVLQELDMSDFEEQFKTKSQGPSLDISALKGKAAQKAPSKATLIEANRAKNLAITLRKGNLGADRICQAIEMYDLQVLGLDFLELLTRFLPTEYERSLIARFEQEQRPMKELSEEDQFMLRFSRIPRLSERMATLTFLGSFPETVQLLMPQLNAIIAASMSIKSSDKLRQILEIVLAFGNYMNSSKRGAAYGFRLQSLDALLEMKSTDRKQTLLHYLVKVIAEKYPQLTGFHGELHFLDKAGSVSLDSVLGDVRALQRGLELTQREFVRQDDCVVLKEFLRVNSPTMDKMLADSKTAQEAYESVVEYFGENPKTTSPSMFFTLFSRFVKAYKKAEQEVEQWKKEAAAQEAGADSQGRGEPPAPKSPPKVRRQQMDLISELKRKQQKEPLIYESDRDGAIEDIITVLKTVPFTARTGKRTSRLLCEASLGEELPL; this comes from the exons GAGCGCTTCCAGGTCAAGAACCCCCCTACTGCCTATATTCAGAAGCTGAAGAGTTACCTGGAGACTGGGGGTGTCAGCCGAAAGGTGGCCACTGACTGGATGTCCAACCTGGGG TTCAAGAGGCGAGTCCAGGAGTCCACTCAGGTGCTTCGGGAGCTGGAGATCTCCCTGAGGACAAACCACATCGG GTGGGTGCAGGAGTTCCTCAACGAGGAGAACCGGGGCCTGGAAGTGCTCCTGGACTACCTGGCCTTCGCCCAGTGCTCCGTCAC GTATGACATGGAGAGCACCGACAACGGGGCGCCCGGCTCGGAGAAGAGCAAGCCACTGGAGCAGTCGGTGGAGGACCTCACCAAGGGGCcgtcccccaccccgacccctcaGCCCAAGACTCGCCACCTGACCATCAA GTGCCCCCCATCGCCCCG gaTGACCCCAGCCCACAGCAGGAAGACCCTGCGGAACTCGCGCATCGTCAGCCAGAAGGACGATGTGCACGTGTGCATCATGTGCCTGAGAGCCATCATGAACTACCAG TCTGGCTTCAGCCTCGTCATGAACCACCCCTATTGCGTCAACGAGATCGCCCTGAGCCTGAATAACAAGAACCCCAG aaCCAAGGCACTGGTGCTGGAGCTGCTGGCAGCTGTGTGCCTGGTGCGGGGGGGACATGACATCATCCTGGCGGCCTTCGACAACTTCAAGGAG GTGTGTGGCGAGCAACATCGCTTTGAAAAGCTGATGGAGTATTTCCGGAACGAGGACAGCAACATCGACTTCATG GTGGCCTGCATGCAGTTCATCAACATCGTGGTGCACTCGGTGGAGAACATGAACTTCAGGGTCTTCCTGCAGTATGAGTTCACGCACCTGGGCCTGGACCTCTACCTGGAG AAGCTGAAGCTGACGGAGAGCGACAAGCTGCAGGTGCAGATCCAGGCGTACCTGGACAATGTCTTTGACGTGGGGACACTGCTGGAAGACACGGAGACCAAGAACGCGGTGCTGGAGCACATGGAGGAGCTGCAGGAGCAAGTGAGCCAG CTGACAGAGCGGCTTCGGGACGCGGAGAACGAATCCATGGCTAAGATCGCGGAGCTGGAGAAGCAGCTGAGCCATGCCCGCAAGGAGCTGGAGACGCTGCGG GAGCGGTACACCGCGTCCGCGTCTCTGGGCGCCTCCAGGCGTGCCCCGGAGCCCGAGAAAGTGTCGGTCCCCGCCCTGGCGCGGCCCTCGGCCCTGGAGCTCAAggtggaggagctggaggagaaggggtTAATCCGAATCCTGCGGGGGCCGGGGGATGCGGTCTCTATCGAGATCCTCCCGGTAGCTCTGGCAACTCCCAGCCCCAGCGACGCCCCGACTCCCGGGGCGCCCACCGGCTCCCCCAGCCCAG ATCTTCTGCCTGAGGCACAGCCAGTTCCCGGAGCtgcacccccgccgcccccgcccccgcccccactgtcTGGTCTCTCCTCACCACTGCAAGACGCCCCCTCCTTGGCACCCCCACCGGCTCCGCCTCTCCCAGGCAGCCTCGAGCCCCCACCACCTCCGCCTCTGCCGGGAGATGTGCCACCGCCACCCCCTCCGCCTCTGGGAACAGATGGGccagtgcctcccccacccccaccgcctccAGGAGGACCCTGCACCAATGACCTCAGTGCAGACGTGGGTTCAG GCATGAAGGCTAAGAAGCCCATCCAGACCAAGTTCAGGATGCCCCTCTTAAACTGGGTGGCCCTGAAACCCAACCAGATCTCGGGCACCGTCTTCACCGAGCTCAACGATGAGAAGGTGCTTCAG GAGCTAGACATGAGTGACTTCGAGGAACAGTTCAAGACGAAGTCCCAAGGGCCCAGCCTGGATATCAGTGCTCTCAAGGGCAAGGCAGCCCAGAAGGCCCCCAGCAAGGCCACGCTCATCGAGGCCAACCGGGCCAAGAACCTGGCCATCACTCTGCGCAAGGGCAACCTGGGGGCTGACCGCATCTGCCAGGCCATCGAGAT GTATGACCTACAGGTCCTGGGCCTGGACTTCCTGGAGCTGCTCACCCGCTTCCTGCCCACAGAATACGAGCGCAGCCTCATCGCCCGCTTCGAACAGGAGCAGAGGCCGATGAAGGAGCTGTCGGAGGAGGACCAGTTCATGCTGCGCTTCAGCCGCATCCCTCGCCTGTCTGAGCGCATGGCCACACTCACCTTCCTGGGCAGCTTCCCGGAGACAGTCCAGCTGCTCATGCCG CAACTGAACGCCATTATTGCAGCCTCAATGTCCATCAAGTCCTCTGACAAACTCCGCCAGATCCTCGAG ATCGTCCTGGCCTTTGGCAACTACATGAACAGTAGCAAGCGTGGGGCAGCCTATGGCTTCCGGCTCCAGAGTTTGGATGCG CTGCTGGAGATGAAGTCCACTGACCGGAAGCAGACGCTGCTGCACTACCTGGTGAAGGTCATTGCGGAGAAGTACCCACAGCTCACTGGCTTCCATGGGGAACTGCACTTCCTGGACAAGGCGGGCTCAG TGTCCCTGGACAGTGTCCTTGGGGATGTACGCGCTCTGCAGCGAGGCCTGGAATTGACCCAGCGCGAGTTCGTGCGGCAGGATGACTGCGTGGTGCTCAAGGAGTTCCTGAGGGTCAACTCGCCCACCATGGATAAGATGCTGGCAGACAGCAAGACGGCTCAG GAGGCCTATGAGTCCGTGGTGGAGTACTTCGGAGAGAACCCCAAGACCACGTCCCCCTCCATGTTCTTTACCCTCTTCAGCCGCTTCGTCAAGGCCTACAAG AAAGCTGAGCAGGAAGTGGAGCAGTGGAAGAAAGAAGCCGCTGCCCAGGAGGCAGGCGCTGACagccagggcagaggggagcccccagcccccaag TCCCCACCCAAGGTCCGGCGGCAACAGATGGACCTCATCTCTGAGTTGAAACGGAAGCAGCAGAAGGAGCCCCTCATCTATGAGAGTGACCGGGACGGAGCCATCGAGGACATCATCACAG TGCTCAAGACAGTGCCCTTCACTGCCCGCACCGGCAAGCGGACGTCCAGGCTCCTCTGTGAGGCCAGCCTGGGAGAGGAGCTGCCACTCTAG